The proteins below come from a single Prosthecobacter sp. SYSU 5D2 genomic window:
- a CDS encoding MAE_28990/MAE_18760 family HEPN-like nuclease: protein MKIRSQSELTDFLDQALAWRKQEMTNLRFSIQTTNRVHEKRLLARAGVPLLYAHWEGFAKSACEAYLGFVARQGLRYDQLKTNFVAIASKGAIREAGQSNRIQLYLNVIEFATFNQGNTGKFTLAGSIDSEDNLSSKVLINLLTTVGIYCDDFFTSRFLVLDGSLLKKRNEIAHGEKTEIDVVGYDQLHTLVFELTDYLKRRIETAAANGEYRRP from the coding sequence GTGAAGATAAGGTCGCAATCGGAGTTAACAGATTTTCTTGATCAGGCTCTTGCTTGGCGAAAGCAAGAGATGACCAATCTTCGCTTCTCAATTCAAACAACAAATCGTGTGCACGAGAAAAGACTGTTGGCTCGTGCAGGAGTGCCATTGCTATATGCGCACTGGGAAGGTTTTGCCAAGAGTGCGTGCGAGGCTTATCTGGGATTCGTTGCAAGGCAAGGTCTCCGATATGACCAACTTAAAACCAATTTCGTGGCGATTGCCAGTAAAGGCGCAATTCGTGAAGCCGGTCAATCAAATCGTATTCAGTTGTATCTAAATGTGATTGAGTTCGCGACCTTCAATCAGGGAAACACAGGGAAATTCACATTAGCGGGCTCAATAGATTCCGAGGACAATCTCAGTTCTAAAGTTCTCATAAATCTGCTCACGACGGTTGGTATTTACTGTGATGACTTCTTTACTTCCCGTTTCTTGGTGCTAGATGGAAGCCTCCTGAAAAAGCGGAACGAAATTGCCCATGGCGAGAAGACAGAGATTGATGTTGTAGGCTATGATCAACTTCACACGCTCGTCTTTGAACTAACCGATTACTTGAAAAGACGAATCGAAACCGCCGCGGCAAATGGCGAATATCGGCGCCCTTGA